The window TACATCACTCTATTTTATTGCCCAGTTTTGTGTCGCTTTTTTTGTTTCTGGTTTTAATCATGTTCAGGATTTTAAAAAAGCCAAAGATTTAAATTACTTAAAAACTACGAATGTTGTAAGCTATCAGCGCCTTAATCCAAAACACGTTCTTTATTTAATGTTTTTCTTTTTACTAACTGCTTGCTTGATAGGGATTGTGCTGATTTTACGGACGAATTTAGTTCTTATTTTCATTGGCGGAGCAGCAATTTTGGTTGCAATTTGTTATACAGCCGGTCCAATTCCTTTGTCGAGGCTTCCCCTGGGTGAGGCTTTGTCTGGTCCTGTTGAGGGGTTTGGAACAATTTTTATTGCCTCATTTATTAACATGCCGCATCTACCAATTATTTTATCTTTTCATTCCGGCTGGATTGTTAATTTATCTGTCGATCTTGCTGTTTTATTTCAGCTTTTGCTTGTTGGTCTACCGTTTGCGATTCTCGATAGTACAGTTATGTACGCTGATAACATCTGTGATTTGGAACAGGACGTTAAAAACGAACGCTATACACTGCCTTTTTATCTGGGCAAAAAAAAAGCCGTCCAACTTTATCCTCTTTGGCCGACTGCTGCTCTTTTATTTATCTTAATCTCGGTACTTGCCGGTTATTTACCAATATTGAGTTTGCTGGTCTTTCTTTTATTGCCTTGGATAATCAAGAATGTTCGTGTTTTTATGCGGTTTCAGGATAAGACAACGACTTTTCAAACTGTTATAAATAATTTGCTGATGATTGGTACGGCGCAAGTATTAATTATCGCGGTTGCTATTTTTCTATTTTAAAAAATAAATAGCGTAAGCCAGAAAAATAGAAATTAAAAGTGCAAACCAGTCGTTTTTTCGTAATTTTAATTGATAAAGTTGCGTTCGTTTTGCAGCTCCACGATAGCCGCGTGACTCCATGGCTGTTGCCAATTCATCGGCACGATTAAAACTGGCAATAAATTGAGGAATAAAAATTGGTACCACTGCCTTCATTTGCTGAAAAATGTTTCCTTCGCCGAAATCAACTCCTCGGGCACGCTGGGCATTCATGATCTTGCTTGTTTCGTCCATGAGGGTTGGTACGAACCTTAGAGAAAGAGAAAGCATTAATGATATTTCGTTAATTGGAATATGGAAAAACTTCAATGGCTTCAAGAGACTGGAAAGTCCGTTTGCAAGATTTGTAGGTGAAGTTGTTAGAGTTAATAAAGTTGAAATAAATATAATCAAAACAAAACGCAAAAAAACGATCATTCCATAATCTATGCCATATTGCGATATCGTTAGCCATCCCCAATGCCAGTAAAGATGTCCGCCGCTTGAAAACAAAATTTGCATCATAACTGTAAAAATAATCAGCCAAAGCATTGGCTTTAAGCCGTTTAAAAAAAAACTGAAATTAATTTTCGTAACTGCTACACATAGAAAAACGAAGGTGAACAACAGCAAGTTGGATTGCCAATTGTCGGCGAAAAAAGTTAGAAAAATGAAAACTACTGTAATCACCAATTTCATCCGCGGGTCAAGTCGATGGATAAATGTTTTGCCGGGCAGGTATCGACCGATTAATAAGCGATCTATATTCATTTTTCAGCTTTCTTTATTTTAAATTGTTTTTTAATTTCTTTTAACAATTGTTGCTTATTTTTAATTGAATTTACAATAGGGAAACCGGTTTTTTGTAGTTGATTCGCAAATTCGATTGCTGATGGTAAACGTAATCCTTCTTTGCGAATATAATTTTCATCGGAAAATATTTCTTTTGGACTACCGATTTTTGAGACTCTGCCAGCATTTAAGACAATTATCTGATCGGAATAATCGGCAACGTCATCCATTTCATGACTAATCATGACAATTGTTTTGCCTTGTTGATTTAGTCTTTTAAAAAGAGCCATCAGTTTATCCCTGCCACTGGGGTCCAACCCAATTACGGGTTCGTCGAGCAAAAGCAGTTGAGGATCGGAAATTAAGGTTGCGGCGATTGCCACTCTTCGTCTTTGACCGCCAGAGAGATCAAGTTGTGATTTTTGCAAAATTGTTTCTGGCAAATCAACGATTTTAAGAATTCGTCTTGCATTTTCCTTAGCGGTTTTTTCGTCAACGCCAAAATTTTTTGGTCCGAAAATCAAATCTTTTTCAACCGTTTCTTCAAATAATTGGTTTTCAGAAAATTGAAAAATAAAGCCGATGTTTTTTCGAAAATTTTTTAAGTGTTTTTGACTACTTTGAGAATTTAGCTGAAAATCTCCGACTTTTATGTCGCCACTTGCAGGTGTCAAAAGTCCATCAATTAACTGTAGGACTGTTGATTTGCCGCTACCAGTATGGCCAATGATCGAAGTAAAGGAACCACTAGGAATGTTAAAACTAACGTCTTCTAAAGCAACAGTCGAGAAAGGTGTATTCAATTGATAATTGAAATTTACGTTCTTGAAATTGATTTCCATAGAAAATTAACCAGTTCCTTTTGTTGATTGTATTCTTGTGGTGGGTTAATTCCATTATCACGCAAATCTTTTTGCATTTGTTGCAAAAATGGGAGCTTAAGGTCGTTTTCTTCTAGAAGCTTATCATTTAAAAAAAGCCGGTTGATTTTTGTATCAGCGGCGATTTTTCCGTTATTTATCAGAATTACTCGATCTGATAGATCTAATTCGTTTAAATCATGATTAACTGATATGACGGTCAATTTTTTTTGATCCTTCAATTTTTTAATTATCTGCCAAACTTCGTCACGTCCGTCAGGGTCAAGCATACTGGTTGCTTCATCCAGAATCAAAATCTTTGGTTCAATTGCCAAGACTCCGGCAAGAGCCACTCGTTGTTTTTGTCCACCGGATAGACGGGCTGGCTGCTTATCGGAAAAACCGTCCATTCCGACCATTTTTAAAGCCTGGTAAGCACGTTCTAGCATTTGTTTGTGTGGAATCTGATAATTTTCCATTCCGAAAGCAACATCCTCAATTACGCTTCCCGATACGAATTGATTATCAGGATTTTGAAAAACAATCCCAATTTTTTTTCGGATTTGCCAAAGATTTTTTTCTGAAAGTGCCTGACCATCAATAATAATTTGTCCGGATTTTGCCATAAGGAGCCCGTCCAAAAGACGAATTAAAGTACTTTTACCAGATCCATTTTTACCGATTATCGTAAGCCACTCACCGGCAGGAACATTGAAACTAATGTTTTCAATGCTGCTTTTTAAGGATTGAGGGTAACTGTAACTTATTTTTTCTGTTTCAATTATTTTCATTTTAGGATTGGCGATCCATTATTTCGTTTGTTATATCAACTAAAGCTTCCTTTGCCGGCTTATCAGGGAGATTGTTGATTTGCAGGAGTGCTTGTTTAGTATATTTTTTGGCATATTCTTTTGCCATCTTTACTCCGCCAAATTCAATTACCAACTGGGATACTCTTTTTGTATCTTGATCGGTCATTTGATCCTTCTTTTTTAAAAAGGGCAAAAAAGAATCCTTATGCTGGACCATCGACAAGATTAAAGGAGCTGAATAAACTCCTTCACGCATATCGTTATGAACTGGTTTGCCAATTTGCTCGCTGGTATCGGTATAATCCAAAATATCGTCCATTAATTGAAAAGAAATGCCAATGTTCAAACCGATTTTTTCGGCATTTTTTGCAAATTGAACTTTATTACCGCTCTCGTAAGCACCAAGAAAAGTTGCAAGTGAAAATAATTGTCCAGTTTTTCCGGAAATTTGTTTGAAATATTGATCAATTGAAATATTGAAATTGTAGCGTTCGACCATCTGTGTCATTTCGCCATTTAAAATTGCGTTCATGTGATGACCATATTGTTGAATTCCGCGAAAGTCGCTGGCATATTCAGCGAGCAAATTAAAACATACAACGAACAAATAATCGCCTGAATAGACAGCGGTGCTTTGCCCGAACTGTTGCTGAATTGATGACATTCCTCGACGAGTCGGCGATTGATCAACAACGTCATCATGAATTAAAGTCGCCATATGGAGAATTTCGATAGCGGCCGCCAAAGCGATAATCTTATTACGATCAGTTTTTTGGAACATAGAAAATAACAACAAATAAGCCGGTCGAAGCAATTTTCCACCAGAGTTAATCATCTCTAAAATTGCTTTTGAAACCGGCTTATTGTCAGTTCTAATATTTTTTTTCATCAAAGCTAAAGTTAATTCTAATTCCTGTTTGACAAGTGGATACTTATCCCACATTGGATTTATTTTCATATCTTCACTCGTTAAGTCCTTTCTTTAACATTTGAATATTCAAAGCGCAAACGGGATAGAGTACGCACGTGTTCAAAAAGAAAATTAGCTGCGATTCCAACGGCGATTCCAGCTAAAATTCCAATAAATGAAAGAATTGGCATATATAACATGACTGTCCAAGACCCAGCGATCCAACTTGCAACACTTAATTGGCCAACATTAAACAATATCCCACCAGCGGCTGAAATTCCGATCATAGAAATGTGCTTTTCGCCCAACTGCTTAATTAGCAGCATTCCAATCCAAGAAAGAAAAGAACCAGCAGCGGAATACATAAAGGTCGACATTGTTCCACCAAGCAATGTTGTTAGGACTAAACGCATTGCCATCAATAGAAAACTTTCTGAAACCGGTAGGGTATAGATAGATACAATAGTGATAATATTTGCTAATCCTAATTTAGCTCCCGGCGCAAAAGCGAAAGGAAATGGAATCATTCGTTCAATTAAACCGATAATAACTCCCTGAGCGCAAAGCAAAGAAATATAGACATATTGCCGCGTCTTTTCCGAAGAGTAGTTCAATTAACGATTCCCCCAAAGGTACGACCACTGCTGGATCTTATTTCAACGATTAATTTATGCGGTAGACAAACGATTGATTGTCCTGCTTTATTAATTGCTGCATGGTGGACACAAATTTGGTCCGGGCAGTTTGCTTCGACTATTCTAACTTTATTTCCGGTCGCGACTACCACGTTATACGCCTTTCCGTTTGTAAAACGATATTTCGTTGTACCGGTATGTCCTGTCAGCTTAATTTTATGAACAACTTTCCTTTTGTGGGTGATAACAGCAGTCAATACCTCTTGGGCACCGGCTGATTGTTCTTTTTGTTCCTTAAGCGAGAAAATTCCTAAAGGTGTAAACGAAAGTAAAACCAAAAAGACCACGATTATCAGATCAAGAGGTTTGATCATCTTTAAATATTTTTTTACGCCAGCAGAAATTTTCATTGATTCAGGTTCTTAACTATTTATTTATAAATTGCTCTTTCTTTTCCATACCACCAATTTACGAAATGCTTTCTTATCCAAGGAATTACATATTTATCAAGTCCGAAGATTCTTCCAGAACCATTCATGGCTGCAATCGCCATTGGAATCATCCAGATATTCGTCCAATAAAACATTGAACTTAAGGAAAAGATGACAACGAATCCAACTGATGCAGCCGATGCCAGCCAGGTAAATAAACCAAAAATAAGCGCTAAGCCGATCAGCAATTCAAAAATAGTCATCGTCTTTTGCATAATGAAAGCAATATTTGTATTAGGAATCATAAACTTTGTTATATCGTAGTACCATTTCGGCATATGCTTGAATATCAACATTGGTTGATTTCCGTATTCATACGACAGAGAGAAAGTTGTTTTAGCTGTTGTAGCAGTCGAAGTTGTTGCATCGCTTCCAGCTGCTGAAGCTCCGGAAGTCGTGTTGACAATTAGCCAGTCAAAACTTGTAAGCCGCAATTTGTTTATAAACCAAGAATCTTTGCCGCCGATCTTTTGGGAAACATCGACGAGCCAAGTAGCACCAAGAAACAGTCGAGCCGGAAGGGACCAAAGGACATTGCCTTGTCGGCTCAAGTAGCCGTGAAACATGTTTCGTTCGTTACGGGTATTAAAGAATTCGTGCCGCAGGTACCTAAAGAAATAATAAGCGTTTGTAATCTGCAAAAAATATATGAAATTGATCATATGCTTAACTGCTTGAGCAAAGAAGCCACTCAAGTGCGTATTTTTTCCGATATGAGCAACTGCATATTTCGAACCAATTGATACGACGAAACCAGAATATTTACCTTCAAATTCAGCCGTTGTTTTTTGTCCGGCAATTGCAAGAGAGATATTTTTTGCGGCGACTTTAGCTCCAGCTTCGGCTCCTTGAACCGTTTGTGGCTGGCCTTTTCCCGAACCGTCTTGATCGGTTAGCGAAACATCACCAAGAACGTAAATTTTTGAATCATCCAGTGATTGACCCTGCTTGTTAACTAGAATTCTTCCACCGCGGCCTTGCTGCAATCCGAATTCACTTACTTTAGTTGGAGCTTTAACTCCGGCCGTCCAAATTAGAGTCGAGGTAGAGAATTTATTTCCGCCTTTAAAATCGATCAATCCGTCACCAACACTTACGACATCGGTATTTTTGAGGACTTCAACACCGTGTTTGATTAAGTATCTTTCACCTTTATCAGCATCTTTTCGATCAAGCATGTTCATTAAGGTCGGAGCCATTTCAATCAATGTTAATTTAATTTCTGATGGATCAATCTTGTTTTCTTTTGCAAGAACTTTTTTCCAATCGACTAATTCGCCAATCATTTCGATTCCTGTAAAACCAGATCCAACGACTGCAATTGTCAACAGACTTTTACGTTTATTCAAATCTGTTTCAACTGCTCCAAGACGAACATGCTCTTCAATTGCATGTTTTAATTCAATTGCTTGTTCCATTGAACCAAGAGTGTAGCCGAACTTTTCAACTCCCGGTGTTGAAAAAGTATTCGGTTCCGATCCGGCACTTAAAACTAAATAGTCATAAGGGTACTGACCGTTTTTTGTAATAACCTGCTTCTTTTTGCGATCAATTCCGCTTACTTCGTCAGTAACGATATTGACATTTTTTCTATGACAAAACAGTTTTTGTAAATCATATTGAATGGCCTCAGCTTCAACACGATCAGCAGCAACTTCATATAATTCCGTCATGTAAGTCATGTAAGAATTCTTATCGATTAAAGTAATTTTTACGCCGGAATTCTTTTTGAATTTCTTTGCGAGGTTCTTGACAGTATAAATTCCGCCAAATCCACCACCAACAACGACAATGTTGTTATTCGACATTTTGACAACTCCTCCAATTGTTATAAAGTTAACTAACTTCCTAATTGTAACCCTTTTCATACAGGCTTGTCTAGCTGATTTTTTTAAGAAACCAAATTACTTTAAACGAGTTCAATTGTATGTTTTGGTCACTTTATTTAAAAATAAAAAAGTTTTGTTTTTGTATAATTTGCATCGATTTATTCATATAAAAATTGAACAAGTAGAATGAAGTAATGAATCAATTTAATTTAATCGCAACTTCCGGGCAGGGAATCGAAGCACTCGTTGCCAAAGAACTGAATAAGTTAGGCTATCAAACGCGAACCGAGAATGGCTATGTTCGTTTTTCCGGTAATCAAAGGGACATTTTAAAAACGAATATTTGGTTGAGAACAGCTGATCGTGTCAAAATTCTTGTTGGCGAATTTCACACTTTGCGTTTTGATGATCTTTTTGAGTCAGTTAAAGCACTTCCGTGGAGTGAATTCATTAATTGGGATGACCAATTTCCGGTAATGGAAGCTCACAGTCATGATTCACAACTATTCAGTGTTCCAGATATTCAACGAATTACTAAAAAAGCGATTGTTGAAGCTTTGAGATCGCAAACCGGTCATGAAGATCTTCCAGAAACTGGTCAACACATCGGAATTGATATACGAATTGATAAAAACAATGTTCGAATTATGATTGATACAAGCGGCGAATCGCTTTTTAAACGTGGTTATCGTACGGAACACGGTGGAGCTCCATTGAAGGAAAATTTTGCTGCTGCTCTAGTTCTTCTAACGAATTGGTTTACAGATAATCCTTTTGTTGATCCGGTCTGTGGATCGGGAACAATTCCGATCGAAGCTGCTCTGATCGGAAAAAATATTGCGCCGGGAATTAATCGGACCTTTGAAATTGAGTCTTGGGGTTGGTTTGATCAAAAACTTAGTCAGGATGTTAGAGAAGAAGCAGACAGCCTGGCAAAATATGATCAGATCCTGGATATTAGCGGTTATGACATTGATGGAAATATGATCAGAATTTCCAAAGAGAATGCAAAAAAAGCCGGTCTATATAACGACATTACTTTTAAACAATTAGCGGTTAAAGATTGGCAAACAGACAAAACTAATGGAATTTTAGTAGCAAATCCCCCATATGGCCAAAGGCTTGGTGAAATTGAAGATGCACGGCAAATTTATCAGCAAATGGGATATATATATAATCAGATGCCAACATGGAGCAAGTATATTTTGACTAGCGACGAAGAATTTGAACAATTTTATGCAAAAAAAGCGACGAAAAAAAGGAAATTGTATAATGGACCAATTCGAACAGATCTATATCAATATTGGGGCAAAAAGGTTCGCTGATTTATAATGAATAAAATGAAAAGCAAGCGCTTAATAACTTATTATCAAGATTTAACTTTTAAAGGACAGATAGCATTGATTTGGTTAGCAATTTTTGGCTTTTTTGCTTTAATTGTTCAACTAGAATTCTCGCGTTTGGCTCTTGGCGCCTTTATTGTCTGGGGTTTATTTTTATTTACGGTTATTTTTTATGTTTTTCGTTTGCGTCTGCTGTTGGATGACGATCATATTCTTTTTCAGGGGATTTTTTTTGGCAGCGATCTTGATATTGAAATAAAAGATATTCGGATCGTTAAAATATTTCCAAAGAAGCGTTTTATCGAGTTTAGTTTTGATAACCGGAATTATCGAATTATTACAAGTAAAAAGGCAATTAAATATTTCCAGAAAATAAATGACAGTTCGAACAGTTTAAATGGAAAATAAGCAGATTTTAGAAAGTACAATCATTGATCAAACCGGAAGACTGGATAAAGTTTTAGCAATCAATTTTTCCAATTTTTCCCGAAATCAGATAAAAAAATTAATCGATCAAGGTAGAGTGATTGTTGACGGAGACCCCGCGCTTGCGAAGTATCGTGTTCAGGCTGGAGACCATATTATTATCGAAGTTCCGCCCGTTAAAAAAACAAAGTTATTGCCTGAAAAAATTACTCTGGATATTCTTTACGAAGATAATGATTTAATCGTTGTGAATAAACCTCAGGGCATGGTTGTCCATCCAAGCGCCGGCCACTGGGAACATACGCTTGTTAATGCTTTGCTTAATCATGCTCCTTTATCAACAATTAACGGAGAATTTCGACCTGGGATTGTCCATCGGATTGACAAGGATACCAGCGGATTATTGATGGTTGCCAAAAATAATTTTGCTCATGAACATTTGTCCGCCGATTTGAAATCGCATAAAACAGGACGCAAGTATTTAGCGATTGTTCATGGGAATTTTTCTGAGAAAAAAGGCACGATTAAGGCACCAATTGGCCGTGACCCCAAAAATCGTCAAAAACAAGCAGTTGTTGCTAATGGCCGAGAAGCAGTAACTTATTTTCGAGTTTTAGAGAGCTTTTCGAACTATTCTTTAATTGAAGCTGTCTTGGAAACTGGTCGTACTCATCAAATTCGTGTACATATGGCTTATATTGGCCATCCGGTTGCTGGCGATCCATTATATGGGCCTCGAAAAACTTTGTCGGGAAAAGGGCAGTATCTATTTGCGAGCAGTTTATCTCTGACACAGCCACATACAGGAGAGGAACTAAATTTTAGTGCGCCTTTACCTGATTATTTTCAAAAAATGCTTTCAAAATTGAGAAGTGAAAAATGAAGAAAAACTATGAAAAATTGAGTCAAAAATATTATGACAAAATTGCTGGTCATTTTGATTTTTCAATCTCGGGATTTTTTTCCTATCCTTTTAAACGTTTAATAAATCATAATTTAAAATTGAAAAATAGCGATTGTTTGCTGGATGTTGGCTGTGCTAATGGCCGTTTACTCGGATTGCTCGGAAAACAGGCCGAAATAATTGGAACAGGTATCGATATATCAGGAGAAATGATTTCTATCGCAAAACAAAAATACCCTGAATATCGCTTTGCCTGTGCTTCTTCAGAAAAAATTCCATTCAAAAATGAGCAGTTTGATTATATTATCTGTTCGGCATCTTTCCACCACTTTCCAGATCCAGTTTATTTTTTAAATTCGATTAAAAGATTTTTAAAAGCGGATGGCCGTTTAATAATAGCTGAAATTAATATTCCGATTTTCCACAGTCTCTATAATGATATGATCGTATCTCACTCTAAAGAGGGGGACGTCAAGGCTTATAAAACAAGTGAATTAATCAATTTGTTTCAAGAAAACTCTTTTAAAATTTTGAAAAAAGAAATTCTTTTTCAAATCCAATATTACGAACTAAGCCTTTAATTCTTCAACTAATTTTCGATTCGGAGTTACATAAATTGTTTGCTGCCCTTCGAAAACCACAAAGCCAGGTTTGGAACCATTTGGCTTTCGTAGTCTTCCAACTGGCAAGTAATCAACAGCGACATTGGCCGAATTTTTTGCTTTGCTGAAATAGGCTGCCAATTTAGCTGCTTCTACCAATGTTTCATCACTTGGATGATTGGAATGGATAATAACATGGGAACCTGGTATTTTCTGTACATGAAGCCAAATATCGTCTTTTTGCGCACTTTTCATACTTAGCTGATCATTTTGAAAATTATTTTTGCCGACTTCGATCGCGGTTCCGTCATTAGCAGTAAAACGATCTGGTTTAGCTATTTTAGATCTTTTTTTGACAGGCTTTTTTTCATTTTTTTTATCTTTTAAATATCCTTCTCTTACCAGTTCGATCTTTATTTGACCAAGATCTTTTGGAGAAGCATCCTTTAATTGTTCCTCTATATTTTCAAAGTAATTTAATTCTTCGGTTGCCAGTTTGATTTGTTTATCAAGATATTTTACAGATTTTTTTAGTTTTTGATATTTTGTGAAATATTTTTGAGCATTTGCGTTTGCCGATATTTTGGGATCCAGAGAAATATCAATTTCTTTTCCATCATAATAATTATTTAAGGCGACTGAATTGTCACCACGAGTTATTTTATTTTGAAAGCTTGTGAGCAACTCGCCTTTAATTCGATAATCATTCGCTTGCTCTGTCTTCGCTAAATCATTATTCAAGTTTCGTAATTTTCGTCGGTTTCTATGCAGTTCGTTTTTTACGATTTGATCGATTTGTGACGAAAGCGCATGAACCCTTGATTGATTAGCCGACTGGGCATAATACGTGTCTAAAAGATCGGATAGCAAAGGAAAGAAAGATTTTTCACCAGTAATAGTTTTATAAGGAAAAACCGTGAATTCAGATTTTTTTTCATTGATTTTTGTCAGTGTTGCCTGCGACTTGTCGAATTTTTTAAACCAATCTGTTAGATATTCAGCGTTAGCAGCTTCTTTAGCAGATATCATTGACATTCCTTGGTAATGTTCTGCCAGCACATGTTGATCATTTGAAGTAAATTCGCTTGATTCAAAAGGATTGATTAAATTCTGTTTTGGTGGCCTTTGGTATTGGGCACCGGGCAGGAGAATGCGAACTCGGTTTTCAAAAGCCGGTACATGTTTTATCAATTCGATGATTTTATTTTCTGAATCAAGAAAAAATATATTTGAATGACGTCCCATGATTTCGAGCACTAACTTATAAG of the Oenococcus sp. UCMA 16435 genome contains:
- a CDS encoding energy-coupling factor transporter ATPase encodes the protein MKIIETEKISYSYPQSLKSSIENISFNVPAGEWLTIIGKNGSGKSTLIRLLDGLLMAKSGQIIIDGQALSEKNLWQIRKKIGIVFQNPDNQFVSGSVIEDVAFGMENYQIPHKQMLERAYQALKMVGMDGFSDKQPARLSGGQKQRVALAGVLAIEPKILILDEATSMLDPDGRDEVWQIIKKLKDQKKLTVISVNHDLNELDLSDRVILINNGKIAADTKINRLFLNDKLLEENDLKLPFLQQMQKDLRDNGINPPQEYNQQKELVNFLWKSISRT
- a CDS encoding EbsA family protein — translated: MIWLAIFGFFALIVQLEFSRLALGAFIVWGLFLFTVIFYVFRLRLLLDDDHILFQGIFFGSDLDIEIKDIRIVKIFPKKRFIEFSFDNRNYRIITSKKAIKYFQKINDSSNSLNGK
- a CDS encoding class I SAM-dependent RNA methyltransferase — its product is MNQFNLIATSGQGIEALVAKELNKLGYQTRTENGYVRFSGNQRDILKTNIWLRTADRVKILVGEFHTLRFDDLFESVKALPWSEFINWDDQFPVMEAHSHDSQLFSVPDIQRITKKAIVEALRSQTGHEDLPETGQHIGIDIRIDKNNVRIMIDTSGESLFKRGYRTEHGGAPLKENFAAALVLLTNWFTDNPFVDPVCGSGTIPIEAALIGKNIAPGINRTFEIESWGWFDQKLSQDVREEADSLAKYDQILDISGYDIDGNMIRISKENAKKAGLYNDITFKQLAVKDWQTDKTNGILVANPPYGQRLGEIEDARQIYQQMGYIYNQMPTWSKYILTSDEEFEQFYAKKATKKRKLYNGPIRTDLYQYWGKKVR
- a CDS encoding energy-coupling factor transporter ATPase: MEINFKNVNFNYQLNTPFSTVALEDVSFNIPSGSFTSIIGHTGSGKSTVLQLIDGLLTPASGDIKVGDFQLNSQSSQKHLKNFRKNIGFIFQFSENQLFEETVEKDLIFGPKNFGVDEKTAKENARRILKIVDLPETILQKSQLDLSGGQRRRVAIAATLISDPQLLLLDEPVIGLDPSGRDKLMALFKRLNQQGKTIVMISHEMDDVADYSDQIIVLNAGRVSKIGSPKEIFSDENYIRKEGLRLPSAIEFANQLQKTGFPIVNSIKNKQQLLKEIKKQFKIKKAEK
- a CDS encoding RluA family pseudouridine synthase, giving the protein MENKQILESTIIDQTGRLDKVLAINFSNFSRNQIKKLIDQGRVIVDGDPALAKYRVQAGDHIIIEVPPVKKTKLLPEKITLDILYEDNDLIVVNKPQGMVVHPSAGHWEHTLVNALLNHAPLSTINGEFRPGIVHRIDKDTSGLLMVAKNNFAHEHLSADLKSHKTGRKYLAIVHGNFSEKKGTIKAPIGRDPKNRQKQAVVANGREAVTYFRVLESFSNYSLIEAVLETGRTHQIRVHMAYIGHPVAGDPLYGPRKTLSGKGQYLFASSLSLTQPHTGEELNFSAPLPDYFQKMLSKLRSEK
- a CDS encoding prenyltransferase, whose protein sequence is MIEKNYARLTWPIFFQVISLPQKLTGLMPLLFGFVYAQYAFGRIDWINTSLYFIAQFCVAFFVSGFNHVQDFKKAKDLNYLKTTNVVSYQRLNPKHVLYLMFFFLLTACLIGIVLILRTNLVLIFIGGAAILVAICYTAGPIPLSRLPLGEALSGPVEGFGTIFIASFINMPHLPIILSFHSGWIVNLSVDLAVLFQLLLVGLPFAILDSTVMYADNICDLEQDVKNERYTLPFYLGKKKAVQLYPLWPTAALLFILISVLAGYLPILSLLVFLLLPWIIKNVRVFMRFQDKTTTFQTVINNLLMIGTAQVLIIAVAIFLF
- a CDS encoding energy-coupling factor transporter transmembrane protein EcfT, whose amino-acid sequence is MNIDRLLIGRYLPGKTFIHRLDPRMKLVITVVFIFLTFFADNWQSNLLLFTFVFLCVAVTKINFSFFLNGLKPMLWLIIFTVMMQILFSSGGHLYWHWGWLTISQYGIDYGMIVFLRFVLIIFISTLLTLTTSPTNLANGLSSLLKPLKFFHIPINEISLMLSLSLRFVPTLMDETSKIMNAQRARGVDFGEGNIFQQMKAVVPIFIPQFIASFNRADELATAMESRGYRGAAKRTQLYQLKLRKNDWFALLISIFLAYAIYFLK
- a CDS encoding Gx transporter family protein encodes the protein MNYSSEKTRQYVYISLLCAQGVIIGLIERMIPFPFAFAPGAKLGLANIITIVSIYTLPVSESFLLMAMRLVLTTLLGGTMSTFMYSAAGSFLSWIGMLLIKQLGEKHISMIGISAAGGILFNVGQLSVASWIAGSWTVMLYMPILSFIGILAGIAVGIAANFLFEHVRTLSRLRFEYSNVKERT
- a CDS encoding polyprenyl synthetase family protein, coding for MKINPMWDKYPLVKQELELTLALMKKNIRTDNKPVSKAILEMINSGGKLLRPAYLLLFSMFQKTDRNKIIALAAAIEILHMATLIHDDVVDQSPTRRGMSSIQQQFGQSTAVYSGDYLFVVCFNLLAEYASDFRGIQQYGHHMNAILNGEMTQMVERYNFNISIDQYFKQISGKTGQLFSLATFLGAYESGNKVQFAKNAEKIGLNIGISFQLMDDILDYTDTSEQIGKPVHNDMREGVYSAPLILSMVQHKDSFLPFLKKKDQMTDQDTKRVSQLVIEFGGVKMAKEYAKKYTKQALLQINNLPDKPAKEALVDITNEIMDRQS
- a CDS encoding class I SAM-dependent methyltransferase, with the translated sequence MKKNYEKLSQKYYDKIAGHFDFSISGFFSYPFKRLINHNLKLKNSDCLLDVGCANGRLLGLLGKQAEIIGTGIDISGEMISIAKQKYPEYRFACASSEKIPFKNEQFDYIICSASFHHFPDPVYFLNSIKRFLKADGRLIIAEINIPIFHSLYNDMIVSHSKEGDVKAYKTSELINLFQENSFKILKKEILFQIQYYELSL
- a CDS encoding FAD-dependent oxidoreductase produces the protein MSNNNIVVVGGGFGGIYTVKNLAKKFKKNSGVKITLIDKNSYMTYMTELYEVAADRVEAEAIQYDLQKLFCHRKNVNIVTDEVSGIDRKKKQVITKNGQYPYDYLVLSAGSEPNTFSTPGVEKFGYTLGSMEQAIELKHAIEEHVRLGAVETDLNKRKSLLTIAVVGSGFTGIEMIGELVDWKKVLAKENKIDPSEIKLTLIEMAPTLMNMLDRKDADKGERYLIKHGVEVLKNTDVVSVGDGLIDFKGGNKFSTSTLIWTAGVKAPTKVSEFGLQQGRGGRILVNKQGQSLDDSKIYVLGDVSLTDQDGSGKGQPQTVQGAEAGAKVAAKNISLAIAGQKTTAEFEGKYSGFVVSIGSKYAVAHIGKNTHLSGFFAQAVKHMINFIYFLQITNAYYFFRYLRHEFFNTRNERNMFHGYLSRQGNVLWSLPARLFLGATWLVDVSQKIGGKDSWFINKLRLTSFDWLIVNTTSGASAAGSDATTSTATTAKTTFSLSYEYGNQPMLIFKHMPKWYYDITKFMIPNTNIAFIMQKTMTIFELLIGLALIFGLFTWLASAASVGFVVIFSLSSMFYWTNIWMIPMAIAAMNGSGRIFGLDKYVIPWIRKHFVNWWYGKERAIYK
- a CDS encoding NusG domain II-containing protein, with protein sequence MKISAGVKKYLKMIKPLDLIIVVFLVLLSFTPLGIFSLKEQKEQSAGAQEVLTAVITHKRKVVHKIKLTGHTGTTKYRFTNGKAYNVVVATGNKVRIVEANCPDQICVHHAAINKAGQSIVCLPHKLIVEIRSSSGRTFGGIVN